The Aquidulcibacter paucihalophilus genome has a window encoding:
- a CDS encoding NADH oxidase — MTAEKGCKRMSLTGRELRSTVSDGVLRLSLDEVVVGDLAPDEIVVRVEAAPINPSDLGLLLGPADVASMRSEGSSGRPALAFDIPEARRASVAARVGQSLSVGNEGAGTVVAAGEQAKDWIGRCVGLVGGGMYADLRKIRTRDALPLPKGVAAAEGAALTVNPLTALGFVETARAEGHAAIVHTAAASSLGQMLQKICASDGIPLVNIVRSDEQVQLLRGMGAQFVLNSLDADFRSQLVDAVSATGATVAFDAIGGGSLGSDIMRAMEKGAVNRMTEYSRYGSTSFKQLYVYGALDLSPMVLDRLAFGFQWSVSGWLLTPFLQKAGAETVMRLRKRVFDELTTTFATHYTRTIGLGEALDPDLLRAYERKATGEKFLINPTLN, encoded by the coding sequence ATGACTGCCGAAAAGGGATGCAAGCGTATGTCGCTCACGGGACGTGAACTACGGTCGACCGTTTCTGACGGGGTGCTGAGGCTGTCACTCGATGAGGTCGTGGTCGGAGACCTGGCGCCGGACGAAATCGTCGTGCGGGTCGAGGCGGCTCCGATCAATCCGAGTGATCTCGGCCTGTTGCTCGGCCCGGCTGACGTTGCGTCGATGCGTTCAGAGGGATCCTCCGGCCGGCCCGCATTGGCTTTCGACATTCCGGAGGCCCGGCGCGCCAGTGTCGCGGCCCGCGTCGGCCAGTCGCTGAGCGTCGGGAATGAGGGGGCCGGCACGGTCGTCGCCGCGGGTGAGCAGGCAAAGGACTGGATAGGGCGGTGCGTCGGCCTGGTCGGGGGCGGGATGTATGCTGACCTTCGCAAGATCAGGACGCGCGACGCGCTCCCGCTTCCGAAGGGTGTGGCAGCGGCGGAAGGGGCTGCGCTGACGGTCAATCCGCTGACGGCCCTTGGCTTTGTAGAAACAGCGCGCGCCGAAGGTCACGCGGCGATCGTGCACACCGCTGCGGCCTCAAGCCTCGGACAGATGCTGCAGAAGATCTGCGCCAGCGACGGCATCCCCCTCGTCAATATCGTTCGCTCTGACGAACAGGTCCAACTGCTGCGGGGCATGGGCGCGCAGTTTGTCCTCAACAGCCTTGACGCAGACTTCAGGTCGCAGCTCGTCGATGCGGTCAGCGCGACCGGGGCGACCGTCGCGTTTGATGCGATCGGCGGGGGCTCGCTCGGCAGCGACATCATGCGTGCGATGGAGAAGGGGGCTGTCAATCGCATGACAGAGTACAGCCGATACGGCTCGACGAGCTTCAAGCAGCTGTACGTCTATGGTGCCCTGGATCTCTCACCGATGGTCCTGGATCGCCTGGCGTTCGGTTTTCAATGGAGCGTATCCGGGTGGCTGCTGACCCCGTTCCTGCAGAAGGCAGGGGCCGAAACCGTGATGCGTCTGCGCAAGCGCGTGTTTGATGAGCTGACCACGACCTTTGCGACGCACTACACCAGGACGATTGGTCTTGGCGAAGCCCTCGATCCTGACCTGCTGCGCGCCTATGAACGCAAGGCGACAGGTGAGAAGTTTCTCATCAACCCCACGCTGAACTAG
- a CDS encoding TonB-dependent receptor, producing MRTIHKTALLGSAAMLTLLASASGAWAQTAPATGSQDAANNLDEVVVVGSQIRGAAVNAALPVTVVNEEQILATGAVNGDDLLRSIPQMGDVLFSAANNPQTSNAARGDVNSVNLRSLGVGNTLVLLNGRRIITHPTSQGTSDTGTVPVLSYNSNAIPVSGTGRVEVLLDGAAAIYGADAVAGVVNTVLRDNFDGLRIQTQYGGAEGTHMRELTTNIFAGRNFERGNISGFIDYTDRTALLAEDQDYTASSNLRSLFANEPGFDTSLDPDGRATRGAWANLQAQTSTTIRRNGTALTTSAGFFHTQPASFGCATPIGTDICIATGNASANGIQRDLRYDTQVGTTVTPEVERLNVFLTGRYDLNDELEAFGEIGFYQATTQNIQPPTISLNALWIPASNYWNPFGPVTFANGQANPNRLSGLTGVPVGGLNVRLGNYRFNDAGFQIVDVENYQSRILGGLRGERWGFDWETAIVYSEAEATDTSNAVNMTALQASLALSTPDAYNPFNGGCVATTTFGDCTPSSQVAIDAISTELVRVSSTSLTMADFKMSRPDLMELPGGPLGVAFGVEFRHETQNDDRDSDLDGTNVFTDMIDGAISVSNLSAVSSNPDTSGTRNVTSAYLEFAVPVVSPEMNIPLIHNLEFQVAGRMEHYSDFGDVAKPKIAMALDIFDGLRLRASYSEGFRAPNLEQTNATTYSRLASNNDYLRCEADLRAGRIATFNACARSVSYSLRVSGNPDLKPEESTNQSVGLVFEPKFLPEAFGDFTFMVDRWRIQQEDIVGLIGGQTAVVQDYLARLNGSSNPNVVRAVPNVDDIAFFTGTGIAPVGAVLFVNDGFVNLLPQDVQGVDYAVNWRLRDTPWGDFRAQVNVAQLLEFHRDAGPTVQALDDARDAGAINPSTPLPIASDLLARNGRPEFKVSSTLTWSQGPFQVGAFVQYTSAVEETGFLNTTGDAWIVEAQTTANLYGQYEFEGAGWAADTRIRVGARNITDEAPPLTSSGYLGSLYRPYGRYWYASITKTF from the coding sequence ATGAGGACCATCCACAAGACAGCGCTGCTCGGCAGCGCCGCCATGCTGACGCTGCTGGCGTCGGCTTCGGGGGCCTGGGCGCAGACGGCGCCGGCGACCGGGTCGCAGGACGCGGCCAACAATCTCGACGAGGTCGTGGTTGTGGGCTCGCAGATCCGCGGAGCCGCGGTGAACGCCGCCTTGCCGGTCACCGTGGTGAACGAGGAGCAGATCCTCGCGACCGGCGCCGTCAACGGTGATGACCTGCTTCGGTCGATTCCGCAGATGGGCGACGTCCTCTTCAGCGCCGCCAACAATCCGCAGACGTCCAATGCCGCGCGCGGGGACGTCAACTCCGTCAACCTGCGCTCGCTGGGCGTTGGCAACACCCTGGTGCTGCTCAACGGTCGCCGCATCATCACCCACCCGACCAGCCAGGGCACGTCCGACACGGGCACGGTGCCGGTGCTGAGCTACAACTCCAACGCCATCCCGGTGTCCGGCACCGGCCGGGTCGAGGTCCTGCTCGACGGGGCGGCGGCCATCTATGGTGCCGACGCCGTGGCGGGTGTTGTGAACACCGTCCTGCGCGACAATTTCGACGGGCTCCGCATCCAGACCCAGTACGGCGGTGCCGAGGGCACCCATATGCGCGAGCTCACGACCAACATCTTCGCAGGCCGGAATTTCGAGCGCGGCAACATCTCCGGCTTCATCGACTATACGGACCGAACCGCCCTTCTGGCGGAGGATCAGGACTATACGGCCTCGTCCAACCTGCGCAGCCTGTTTGCCAATGAGCCGGGCTTTGACACCAGCCTTGATCCCGACGGCCGCGCCACCCGCGGGGCGTGGGCCAATCTGCAGGCGCAGACCAGCACCACCATTCGACGCAACGGCACGGCCCTGACCACCTCGGCCGGGTTCTTCCACACCCAGCCCGCCAGTTTCGGCTGCGCGACGCCGATCGGAACGGACATCTGTATCGCCACGGGCAATGCCAGCGCCAACGGCATTCAGCGCGACCTCCGGTACGACACCCAGGTGGGTACGACGGTCACCCCCGAGGTGGAGCGCCTGAACGTGTTCCTCACCGGCCGCTATGATCTGAACGATGAACTCGAGGCCTTCGGCGAGATCGGATTCTACCAGGCGACGACCCAGAACATCCAGCCGCCGACCATCAGCCTGAACGCCCTCTGGATCCCGGCGTCCAACTACTGGAACCCGTTCGGACCGGTGACCTTCGCGAACGGCCAGGCCAATCCGAACCGTCTCTCCGGCCTGACGGGCGTGCCGGTCGGCGGTCTCAATGTCCGCCTCGGCAACTACCGCTTCAACGACGCGGGCTTCCAGATCGTGGACGTCGAAAACTACCAGTCCCGGATCCTGGGCGGGCTGCGCGGCGAGCGGTGGGGCTTCGACTGGGAGACGGCGATCGTCTATTCGGAGGCCGAAGCCACGGACACCTCCAATGCCGTCAACATGACGGCGTTGCAGGCCAGCCTGGCCCTGTCCACGCCGGACGCCTACAACCCGTTCAACGGCGGTTGCGTCGCGACCACGACCTTTGGCGACTGCACGCCGAGTTCACAGGTCGCCATTGACGCGATCTCGACCGAACTGGTCCGGGTGTCGAGCACTTCGCTGACCATGGCTGACTTCAAGATGAGCCGGCCTGACCTGATGGAGCTTCCCGGCGGCCCGCTGGGCGTAGCCTTCGGTGTCGAGTTCCGACACGAGACCCAGAACGATGACCGGGACTCCGACCTCGACGGGACCAATGTCTTCACCGACATGATCGATGGCGCGATCAGCGTCTCGAACCTGTCGGCGGTCAGCTCCAACCCGGATACTTCGGGTACGCGCAATGTGACCTCGGCCTATCTCGAGTTCGCCGTGCCGGTCGTTTCACCCGAGATGAACATCCCGCTGATCCATAATCTGGAGTTCCAGGTCGCAGGCCGTATGGAGCACTACAGCGACTTCGGAGACGTGGCGAAACCCAAGATCGCCATGGCCCTGGACATCTTCGACGGGCTGCGGCTGCGGGCGTCCTATTCCGAAGGCTTCCGCGCGCCGAACCTTGAGCAGACCAATGCGACGACCTATTCGCGCCTCGCATCAAACAACGACTATCTCCGCTGCGAGGCCGATCTTCGCGCCGGTCGGATCGCGACCTTCAACGCCTGCGCCCGGTCGGTCAGCTATTCGCTGCGTGTCTCGGGGAACCCAGACCTGAAGCCGGAAGAAAGCACCAACCAGTCGGTCGGCCTGGTCTTCGAGCCCAAATTCCTGCCTGAGGCATTCGGCGACTTCACCTTCATGGTGGATCGCTGGCGCATCCAGCAGGAGGACATCGTCGGCCTGATCGGCGGCCAGACGGCGGTGGTCCAGGACTATCTGGCCCGTCTGAACGGTTCCTCCAATCCCAATGTGGTGCGCGCGGTCCCGAACGTCGACGACATCGCCTTCTTCACCGGAACCGGCATCGCGCCGGTCGGGGCGGTCCTCTTCGTCAATGACGGTTTCGTCAACCTGCTGCCGCAGGACGTGCAGGGCGTGGACTATGCCGTGAACTGGCGTCTTCGGGACACGCCGTGGGGCGATTTCCGGGCCCAGGTGAATGTCGCCCAGCTGCTCGAGTTCCATCGTGATGCCGGCCCGACCGTGCAGGCGCTCGACGACGCGCGCGACGCCGGCGCAATCAATCCCTCGACCCCGCTGCCCATCGCCAGCGACCTGCTGGCACGGAATGGACGGCCCGAGTTCAAGGTGTCGAGCACGCTGACCTGGAGCCAGGGACCGTTCCAGGTCGGTGCCTTCGTCCAGTACACCAGCGCGGTGGAAGAAACCGGCTTCCTCAACACGACCGGCGATGCCTGGATTGTGGAGGCCCAGACCACGGCGAACCTGTACGGCCAGTATGAGTTCGAGGGCGCGGGCTGGGCTGCCGACACCCGCATCCGCGTCGGTGCCCGGAACATCACCGACGAGGCGCCGCCGCTGACTTCGTCGGGCTATCTGGGATCGCTCTATCGTCCCTATGGCCGCTACTGGTACGCCAGCATTACCAAGACGTTCTGA
- a CDS encoding dicarboxylate/amino acid:cation symporter: protein MHPAATSGAPAVRRPFYRSLYFTVLLAIVAGGVIGHLWPDFGQSLKPLGDAFIKLVKMIIAPVIFLTITTGIAGMRDLKQVGRVAAKAFAYFLVFSTLALIIGLVIANVVQPGRGLNIDPATLNAGAVAQYTAAAHESTIVGFLTGIIPNTLVSAFVEGNILQTLFVSILFGIALAMAGDVAAPVTRALDALSQVVFKLVAILMKAAPIGAFGAFAFTIGAYGLGAIANLAALIATFYVTSLVFVVGVLGLVCLVNGFSIFRLISYLKEELLLVLGTSSSEAALPSLMQKLERAGAPKSVVGLVVPTGYSFNLDGTNIYMTLAALFIAQAMNIELSLQDQLLLLLVAMISSKGAAGITGAGFITLAATLAVVPGVPVAGMALILGIDRFMSECRALTNFVGNAVATLVVARWEGELDREALHAALGSGPKALAAPPDPAAGPGDRDVVTAD, encoded by the coding sequence TTGCATCCAGCCGCCACCAGCGGTGCGCCCGCCGTGCGCCGTCCCTTCTATCGCAGCCTGTACTTCACCGTCCTGCTGGCGATCGTGGCGGGTGGCGTGATCGGCCACCTGTGGCCTGACTTCGGCCAGTCCCTGAAGCCGCTCGGCGACGCCTTCATCAAACTGGTGAAGATGATCATCGCCCCGGTGATCTTCCTGACCATCACCACCGGCATCGCCGGTATGCGCGACCTGAAACAGGTGGGTCGTGTGGCGGCGAAGGCCTTTGCCTATTTCCTGGTCTTCTCGACCCTCGCCCTGATCATCGGACTGGTGATTGCCAATGTGGTCCAGCCGGGCCGCGGCCTGAACATCGACCCCGCCACGCTCAACGCCGGTGCCGTCGCGCAGTACACCGCCGCGGCGCACGAGAGCACCATTGTCGGCTTCCTGACCGGCATCATTCCCAACACCCTCGTCAGCGCCTTCGTCGAGGGCAACATCCTGCAGACGCTGTTCGTGTCGATCCTGTTCGGCATCGCCCTGGCCATGGCCGGCGATGTCGCAGCCCCGGTGACCCGCGCGCTGGACGCCCTCAGCCAGGTCGTCTTCAAACTGGTGGCGATCCTGATGAAGGCCGCGCCGATCGGTGCCTTCGGAGCCTTCGCCTTCACCATCGGTGCCTATGGTCTCGGCGCGATTGCCAACCTCGCCGCCCTGATCGCCACCTTCTATGTGACGTCTCTGGTCTTCGTGGTCGGCGTGCTGGGGCTGGTCTGCCTGGTCAACGGCTTCTCGATCTTCCGGCTGATCAGCTATCTGAAGGAAGAGCTTCTGCTGGTGCTCGGCACCTCGTCGTCGGAGGCGGCGCTGCCCAGCCTGATGCAGAAGCTGGAGCGCGCCGGTGCGCCCAAGTCGGTGGTCGGGCTGGTCGTCCCGACGGGCTATTCGTTCAATCTGGACGGCACCAACATCTATATGACTCTGGCGGCCCTGTTCATCGCCCAGGCCATGAACATCGAGCTCAGCCTGCAGGATCAACTGCTGCTGCTGCTGGTCGCCATGATCAGCTCAAAGGGGGCCGCCGGCATTACGGGAGCGGGCTTCATCACCCTGGCGGCGACGCTGGCGGTGGTGCCGGGCGTCCCGGTCGCCGGCATGGCGCTGATCCTCGGCATTGACCGCTTCATGAGCGAGTGCCGGGCGCTGACGAACTTCGTGGGCAATGCGGTGGCGACCCTGGTCGTCGCCCGCTGGGAGGGGGAACTGGACCGGGAGGCGCTGCACGCGGCGCTCGGGTCCGGACCGAAGGCATTGGCCGCACCGCCGGATCCGGCGGCAGGGCCGGGTGATCGAGACGTCGTAACGGCCGACTGA
- a CDS encoding ATP-binding protein, with amino-acid sequence MFGVVWALVAVIAVISSGEIARRDARASAGGQAATASALHAAVLRSELERHRSLPMVLAQDPDLEALLRRPDAPGAARLNRKFEALAKEVRAAAIYALDSDGRTLAASNWRLPTSFVGSSYRFRPYYYEAMRDGQASFFALGTVSGRPGLYLSRRVDDPSGRPLGVIVAKVEFDALEADWRASGEPTYVTDADGVVVITTVPAWRFHTARPLSADLRRRLAATQTAGSTIPTPLPFEADGSGLVRVSTDIPQGLYAAASDPIPEIGWRLNLLAPSGDAIDRAVAVARWLSALTVALLAALTGILLRRRQRAAARATEDEQARVELERQIDLRTSELRSANDQLNHEIDERRRLETVRQDLQDELIQANKLATLGQIAAGVAHEINQPVAAIRTHADSAAVLLRRDDSAGALRSLANIDRLTERVGVITDELRAFSRKTRSETVAVSVDGAIDGALLLVGGRLREKGITLERRRAPAGLAVRAERNRLEQVVLNLLQNAIEALDGIADPVITLGVQVRGKRVTIHVTDNGPGVTPAVQQRLFTPFTTDKADGLGLGLVISRDIVAAFGGELVLEPTSTGARFTIRLAKAS; translated from the coding sequence GTGTTCGGCGTGGTCTGGGCCCTCGTCGCTGTCATCGCGGTCATCTCGAGCGGCGAGATCGCACGGCGGGATGCCAGGGCATCCGCGGGAGGTCAGGCGGCGACGGCAAGCGCACTGCATGCGGCGGTCCTTCGCAGCGAACTGGAACGGCACCGCTCCCTGCCCATGGTGCTCGCCCAGGACCCCGATCTGGAAGCCCTTCTCCGCCGACCCGATGCGCCGGGCGCGGCGCGCCTCAACCGGAAATTCGAGGCCCTGGCGAAGGAGGTCCGCGCGGCCGCCATCTACGCCCTCGACTCCGACGGCCGCACACTGGCCGCCAGCAACTGGCGACTGCCGACCAGTTTCGTCGGTTCCAGCTACCGCTTCCGACCCTACTATTACGAAGCCATGCGGGATGGGCAGGCGAGCTTCTTCGCCCTCGGCACCGTCAGCGGCCGTCCCGGACTCTATCTGTCCCGGCGCGTCGACGATCCTTCCGGGCGGCCACTGGGCGTCATTGTGGCCAAGGTCGAGTTCGATGCGCTGGAGGCCGACTGGCGGGCGTCGGGCGAACCCACCTACGTCACCGATGCCGATGGCGTGGTGGTGATCACCACCGTGCCGGCCTGGCGGTTCCATACCGCCCGTCCCCTGTCCGCCGACCTGCGGCGGCGGCTCGCAGCGACCCAGACTGCCGGTTCGACCATTCCCACGCCCCTGCCCTTCGAAGCCGACGGTTCCGGCCTCGTCCGGGTTTCGACAGACATCCCCCAGGGATTGTATGCCGCTGCGTCGGACCCGATCCCGGAGATCGGCTGGCGGCTGAACCTGCTCGCGCCGTCCGGTGACGCGATCGACCGCGCTGTGGCCGTCGCGCGTTGGCTCAGCGCGCTCACCGTGGCCCTGCTGGCCGCCCTTACCGGCATCCTCCTTCGGCGGCGACAGCGCGCCGCGGCGCGGGCGACGGAGGACGAGCAGGCCCGCGTTGAGCTGGAGCGGCAGATCGACCTTCGGACGTCGGAACTGCGCTCCGCCAACGATCAGCTGAACCATGAGATCGACGAGCGCCGACGTCTGGAGACCGTTCGCCAGGACCTCCAGGACGAGCTGATCCAGGCCAACAAGCTGGCGACCCTGGGCCAGATCGCCGCCGGCGTGGCGCATGAGATCAATCAGCCGGTCGCGGCGATCCGGACACACGCCGACAGCGCTGCGGTCCTCCTGCGACGCGACGACAGCGCCGGGGCGCTTCGATCCCTGGCCAATATTGATCGCCTGACCGAGCGGGTCGGGGTCATCACAGACGAACTCCGGGCCTTCTCCCGCAAGACCCGGTCGGAGACGGTCGCCGTGAGCGTCGACGGAGCCATCGACGGCGCGCTCCTCCTTGTCGGCGGACGGCTCAGGGAAAAGGGCATCACCCTCGAGCGTCGCCGGGCACCCGCGGGGCTCGCGGTGCGGGCGGAAAGGAACCGGCTTGAACAGGTCGTGCTCAACCTGCTCCAGAACGCGATCGAGGCTCTCGACGGCATCGCTGATCCGGTGATCACCCTTGGCGTTCAGGTCCGCGGCAAACGGGTGACGATTCACGTCACGGACAACGGACCCGGCGTCACGCCGGCCGTGCAGCAACGACTGTTCACGCCATTCACGACCGACAAGGCGGACGGCCTCGGGCTTGGGCTGGTCATCAGCCGCGATATCGTTGCGGCCTTCGGCGGAGAACTGGTGCTCGAACCGACCTCCACCGGCGCGAGGTTCACCATCCGGTTGGCGAAGGCGTCATGA
- a CDS encoding sigma-54 dependent transcriptional regulator: MSFEALNRIALIDDDDSFRDALAERLELEGLTVLAFGSAEAALKVVNDRFEGVVATDLRMPGMDGRQLVERLNDLDPDLPVVMMTGHGDIAEAVDAMKRGAYDFLAKPFAPERLIETLGRALEKRALVLDNRRLAALAADDEGSIPLSGSSRPVESLRAAVQRLADAEVDVLIEGETGSGKEAVARAIHNAGRRRLRPFVAVSCAALPETGLESLLMGDVAGPSGAFRRRVGQIEQSHQGTLFLDEIDLAPRAAQLLLLRVLEEREILPVGAVEPQALDLRILAATKGDPVEAVVRGDLREDLYYRLNVIRLRTPPLRERREDVPLLFARFLSRVAGRLGRDMPTVDHAIRRRLLEHDWPGNLRELANYASQVAVGLSPLMSETRSDEGLVQRVQNYEAELIRESLTRHEGDIRQVTADLQIPRKTLYDKMTRHGLIPARHRRR, from the coding sequence ATGAGCTTCGAGGCTCTCAACCGGATCGCGCTCATCGATGACGACGACAGCTTCCGTGACGCCCTCGCGGAGCGACTTGAACTGGAGGGGCTGACGGTCCTCGCGTTCGGGTCCGCAGAGGCAGCGCTCAAGGTGGTCAACGACCGGTTTGAGGGCGTCGTGGCGACCGACCTGAGAATGCCGGGCATGGACGGCCGGCAGTTGGTGGAACGCCTCAACGACCTCGATCCCGATCTGCCGGTGGTCATGATGACGGGTCACGGCGACATCGCCGAGGCCGTCGACGCGATGAAGCGCGGCGCCTACGATTTCCTCGCCAAACCCTTTGCACCGGAGCGGCTGATCGAGACGCTCGGTCGGGCCCTGGAGAAGCGCGCGCTGGTTCTCGACAATCGTCGACTGGCCGCCCTCGCCGCCGACGACGAGGGCTCAATCCCGCTCAGCGGCTCAAGTCGACCGGTGGAGTCCCTTCGCGCCGCGGTCCAGCGCCTCGCCGACGCAGAGGTCGACGTCCTCATCGAGGGCGAGACCGGTTCCGGAAAGGAGGCTGTGGCTCGCGCCATTCACAACGCCGGCCGTCGGCGCCTGCGACCGTTCGTTGCGGTGTCCTGCGCCGCCTTGCCGGAAACGGGGCTTGAAAGCCTGCTGATGGGCGATGTGGCCGGCCCGTCCGGCGCGTTTCGCCGGCGCGTGGGACAGATCGAACAGTCCCACCAGGGCACCCTCTTCCTCGACGAAATCGATCTTGCGCCGCGCGCCGCCCAGCTGTTGCTCCTGCGCGTTCTGGAGGAACGCGAGATCCTGCCGGTCGGGGCGGTGGAGCCGCAGGCCCTCGACCTGCGGATCCTTGCCGCAACCAAGGGCGACCCGGTCGAGGCTGTCGTGCGCGGCGACCTCCGGGAAGACCTGTACTATCGGCTGAACGTCATCCGTCTTCGGACGCCGCCCCTGCGCGAACGACGCGAGGACGTGCCGCTGCTGTTCGCCCGCTTCCTGAGCCGGGTGGCTGGCCGTCTGGGACGGGACATGCCGACGGTCGACCATGCCATTCGCCGCCGCCTGCTCGAACACGACTGGCCGGGAAACCTGCGCGAGCTGGCCAACTACGCGAGCCAGGTCGCAGTGGGCCTCAGCCCCCTCATGTCGGAAACCCGGTCTGACGAAGGGCTGGTCCAGCGCGTGCAAAACTATGAGGCCGAGCTGATCCGGGAGTCCCTGACCCGTCACGAGGGCGACATCCGGCAGGTCACCGCGGACCTGCAGATCCCCCGCAAGACGCTCTACGACAAGATGACCCGCCACGGACTGATCCCCGCCCGCCACCGCCGGCGATAG
- a CDS encoding helix-turn-helix transcriptional regulator yields the protein MYRVLELPSSRTLSWDVSTRTLPDAFERYLAGIADLYDVADVSETDRRNFFNTTTATLSPSGSIGQGRSVRQTLARGPTTLRRSDVDGLNIFINRTALIGDCDGRPVDAQPGALQFRDMSRPSTSRFDSVDVMTVLVPRHIVPLVLLRPDIHGLVIPPESPGVRLIQAQMITLLDLADDLGEAELETAVQALLLVASHIAGARVSVGGPELAALQGAVRRAAAEYVEGRIDALDLPINIDAVAHAGGVSRATLYRAFDGEGGVNRYIQDRRLHQARSALRRRRGASPTIAEISHDYGFASPNHFSRLFRTRYGYSPSEVSGPEASPGISMSSGPMRHDILGAWLRDPRKGDGL from the coding sequence TTGTATAGGGTTCTTGAGTTGCCGAGTTCGCGTACGCTTTCCTGGGATGTTTCGACCCGCACACTGCCCGACGCCTTTGAGCGCTATCTCGCGGGAATAGCGGACCTGTATGACGTTGCGGACGTCAGCGAGACAGATCGTCGGAACTTCTTCAACACCACAACGGCCACGCTGTCCCCCTCAGGCTCTATCGGCCAGGGCCGGTCCGTGCGCCAGACACTTGCCCGGGGTCCCACCACGCTGCGGCGGTCTGATGTCGACGGTCTCAACATATTCATCAACCGCACCGCCCTGATCGGGGACTGCGACGGCAGGCCGGTGGACGCCCAGCCTGGCGCCCTGCAGTTCCGTGACATGAGCCGACCATCCACCTCCCGCTTTGATTCCGTCGACGTCATGACCGTCCTGGTCCCGCGCCACATCGTCCCGCTGGTGTTGTTGAGACCCGACATTCATGGACTCGTCATCCCGCCAGAAAGTCCCGGGGTCCGACTGATCCAGGCCCAGATGATCACCTTGCTCGACCTGGCTGATGACCTCGGCGAGGCCGAACTGGAGACAGCAGTGCAAGCGCTTTTGCTCGTTGCGTCCCATATTGCGGGTGCCAGGGTCTCGGTCGGGGGACCCGAGCTTGCAGCGCTGCAAGGCGCTGTTCGCCGGGCCGCCGCCGAATACGTGGAGGGGCGCATCGACGCCCTGGACCTGCCCATCAACATCGATGCCGTCGCCCATGCCGGCGGCGTCTCACGCGCGACGCTCTATCGAGCCTTCGACGGCGAGGGTGGGGTCAACCGGTACATCCAGGATCGCCGCCTGCACCAGGCCCGGAGCGCCCTGCGCCGCCGCCGGGGGGCGAGCCCCACGATCGCGGAAATTTCCCACGACTACGGCTTCGCTTCCCCAAATCACTTCAGTCGGCTGTTCCGGACCCGCTACGGCTATTCACCGAGCGAGGTCAGCGGCCCGGAAGCGTCACCCGGCATCTCGATGTCGAGCGGGCCCATGCGGCACGACATCCTCGGCGCCTGGCTCAGGGACCCGCGCAAGGGTGACGGCCTCTGA
- a CDS encoding isoprenylcysteine carboxylmethyltransferase family protein, whose translation MTDLLAEPGTAEKAVIEAVLPNDVRPDPGAIQRVQRIRKAVLLVAILAVIGLSLVTAPVLTGTATHAIILGIGVMVLVVAIVGRAWCSLYIGGRKKAEIVDRGPYSVSRNPLYVFSFLGAFGMGAQTGSLTLAGLFTAIAMTVFFATVRREEAWLTGTFGEDYRRYHDRTPRFWPRWSGWRDEPALVMAPEYFLTTLRDSSVMLLAIPLFRGIAALHEFHLLTPALRLL comes from the coding sequence GTGACTGACTTGCTCGCCGAACCCGGAACGGCAGAGAAGGCTGTGATCGAGGCCGTGCTGCCAAACGACGTTCGGCCCGATCCCGGTGCCATCCAGCGCGTCCAGCGGATCCGCAAGGCGGTGCTGCTGGTCGCGATCCTCGCGGTCATCGGCCTGTCCCTGGTGACGGCCCCCGTCCTCACCGGGACGGCCACCCACGCGATCATCCTCGGTATCGGCGTGATGGTGCTTGTGGTGGCCATCGTCGGTCGCGCCTGGTGCTCGCTCTATATCGGCGGCCGCAAGAAGGCGGAGATCGTCGATCGGGGGCCGTATTCAGTCTCCCGGAACCCCCTCTATGTCTTCAGCTTCCTGGGTGCCTTCGGCATGGGCGCGCAGACCGGAAGCCTGACACTTGCTGGCCTGTTCACAGCCATCGCGATGACCGTGTTTTTCGCCACGGTGCGGCGGGAGGAAGCTTGGCTGACGGGGACGTTCGGCGAAGACTACCGACGCTATCACGACAGGACGCCGCGGTTCTGGCCGCGCTGGTCCGGCTGGCGTGACGAGCCTGCGCTGGTGATGGCACCCGAGTATTTCCTGACCACCCTGCGTGACAGTTCGGTGATGCTTCTGGCCATCCCCCTGTTCCGGGGGATTGCAGCCCTGCACGAATTCCATCTGCTGACGCCGGCCCTCCGGTTGCTCTGA